The following coding sequences lie in one Babylonia areolata isolate BAREFJ2019XMU chromosome 7, ASM4173473v1, whole genome shotgun sequence genomic window:
- the LOC143283843 gene encoding uncharacterized protein LOC143283843, translating to MLQDKSDAPTSQFDQYACLSQLYKLSRYTTEVTYSESCGVTVDTARETASMAACAATDFGTFVRMRSAATCQPCCRTSMSFSVPQTVTDVISGTEYQVKHFTSSYQILQIGTCVSEGAACGYQGTCQQATRIDWVLVELPGGDSFVPTSVPNHCTCIYT from the exons ATGCTCCAAGACAAAAGCGATGCACCGACAAGTCAGTTTGACCAGTATGCCTGTTTGTCGCAGCTGTACAAGCTGAGCCGCTACACGACGGAAGTGACGTACAGCGAAAGTTGCGGAGTGACGGTGGACACGGCACGGGAAACCGCCTCCATGGCTGCCTGTGCCGCCACAGACTTCGGCACTTTCGTCAGGATGAGGTCCGCCGCCACCTGCCAGCCTTGCTGCCGAAC ATCGATGTCCTTCTCAGTGCCACAGACTGTCACTGACGTGATCAGCGGCACAGAGTACCAGGTCAAACACTTCACTTCCTCCTACCAGATTCTGCAAATTGGAACCTGCGTCAG TGAAGGAGCAGCGTGCGGATACCAAGGCACGTGCCAGCAGGCTACCCGTATCGACTGGGTGCTGGTGGAACTACCCGGCGGGGACAGTTTCGTTCCCACCTCCGTCCCCAACCACTGCACCTGCATCTACACCTGA